In Streptomyces canus, one DNA window encodes the following:
- a CDS encoding HypC/HybG/HupF family hydrogenase formation chaperone produces the protein MCLAVPGRVLDIEERDGTRMATVDFGGVVKEVCLEYLPDLQVGEYAIVHVGFALQRLDEESAKQTLELFAELGLLQEEFGDPWETAAAEAAGSEPVEEVHNQ, from the coding sequence ATGTGCCTGGCGGTACCCGGCAGAGTGCTGGACATCGAGGAACGGGACGGTACCCGGATGGCCACCGTCGACTTCGGCGGCGTGGTCAAGGAGGTGTGCCTGGAGTATCTGCCCGACCTCCAGGTCGGCGAGTACGCCATCGTCCACGTCGGGTTCGCCCTGCAACGGCTGGACGAGGAGTCGGCGAAGCAGACGCTCGAGCTCTTCGCCGAACTCGGCTTGTTGCAGGAGGAGTTCGGCGATCCCTGGGAGACGGCGGCAGCGGAGGCGGCGGGCTCGGAACCGGTGGAGGAGGTACACAACCAGTGA